In the Lascolabacillus massiliensis genome, one interval contains:
- a CDS encoding alanine/glycine:cation symporter family protein: MQQLNEIFTTLHQYIGGNNWFIFLLLGTGLFFTLYLKFPQIRYFRHAVRVVRGKYDRITDKGDTTHFQSLATALSGTVGTGNIAGVALAVHLGGPAALFWMLVTAFLGMCTKFVEVTLSHKYREFDEKGMVAGGPMYFMRKRLNIPLKNNKMIKTGYWLGGFFAIATVLSSFGTGSLPQINSISNAIFATFGVQHIITGAVMAVLLALIIIGGIRRIASVTEKLVPFMAIIYFLTAIAIIASNYQNIIPSFLSIFENVFTGTSAIGGFLGAGFAFAFNNGVNRGLFSNEAGQGSAPIAHAAAKAHEPVSEGIVAILEPFIDTVVICFLTGMVILSSGVWSEKVPNQFQKTDIIVLAESYTESSEDNVAKLSNYLNNKSDIPLYTGTLTVIDGKILDNNSIIHARSLAEDIVVKKGGVLYSGEIVVTNGSVADTPNDLIFSGKSLIHSAPLTTLAYTQSFLGESGKYVVAIGLLLFAFSTAIAWSYYGDRAITYLIGAKYVMIYRIIFVMAFFIASFVDTTIIWNLSMLTVAFMTVPNLIGLLILHKEVKSVIGSYWVDFRKEHPNEKVPKE; the protein is encoded by the coding sequence ATGCAGCAACTCAACGAGATCTTTACAACATTACATCAATACATCGGAGGTAACAACTGGTTTATTTTCCTTCTTTTAGGAACAGGATTGTTTTTCACTCTATATCTAAAATTTCCTCAAATAAGATACTTCAGACATGCTGTCAGGGTGGTAAGAGGCAAATATGATAGAATTACAGACAAAGGAGATACCACCCATTTTCAGTCGCTGGCAACTGCACTCTCAGGAACAGTTGGCACAGGTAACATTGCCGGAGTTGCCCTGGCTGTTCATTTAGGAGGACCGGCTGCCCTGTTCTGGATGTTGGTTACAGCATTTCTGGGTATGTGTACTAAGTTTGTTGAAGTTACTCTTTCTCATAAATATCGCGAGTTTGATGAGAAAGGAATGGTTGCGGGTGGACCCATGTATTTCATGAGGAAGCGACTAAACATCCCTTTGAAGAACAATAAAATGATAAAAACCGGTTACTGGCTGGGTGGTTTTTTTGCAATTGCAACTGTACTTTCATCTTTTGGAACCGGAAGTCTGCCTCAAATAAACAGTATTTCCAATGCTATATTTGCCACTTTTGGAGTTCAGCATATAATCACTGGTGCTGTAATGGCTGTATTACTGGCTCTTATAATTATTGGAGGTATACGCCGCATTGCTAGTGTTACTGAAAAACTTGTTCCTTTCATGGCCATCATCTATTTTCTAACCGCAATTGCAATAATAGCTTCAAATTATCAAAATATTATTCCTTCATTTTTATCAATATTTGAGAATGTATTCACAGGCACTTCAGCTATAGGTGGATTTCTAGGTGCCGGATTCGCTTTTGCATTCAATAATGGGGTAAACAGGGGACTCTTTTCCAATGAGGCGGGACAAGGCTCTGCTCCAATTGCACACGCTGCTGCAAAAGCACATGAGCCTGTTTCGGAAGGTATTGTTGCCATTCTTGAGCCATTCATTGATACTGTCGTTATCTGTTTTCTTACCGGAATGGTTATTCTTTCATCCGGAGTTTGGAGTGAAAAGGTTCCCAATCAGTTTCAGAAAACAGATATTATTGTGCTGGCAGAGAGCTATACTGAATCAAGTGAAGATAATGTTGCAAAACTGAGTAATTATCTGAATAACAAATCTGATATTCCGCTTTACACAGGTACTTTAACAGTCATCGATGGTAAAATCCTTGACAATAACTCCATTATTCATGCCCGATCTCTTGCAGAAGATATAGTGGTAAAAAAAGGAGGTGTGTTATATAGTGGCGAAATAGTTGTAACAAATGGAAGTGTAGCTGATACGCCCAATGATCTTATTTTCAGTGGCAAATCACTTATTCATAGTGCGCCACTCACCACTCTTGCTTATACACAGAGCTTTCTTGGTGAATCTGGCAAATACGTGGTAGCTATCGGATTACTTCTATTTGCGTTCTCAACTGCAATTGCATGGTCATATTATGGCGACAGGGCAATCACCTACCTTATTGGGGCAAAATATGTTATGATTTACAGGATAATATTTGTTATGGCATTCTTTATTGCATCGTTTGTAGATACAACAATAATCTGGAACCTGTCGATGCTTACAG